Proteins encoded by one window of Methanocalculus alkaliphilus:
- a CDS encoding DUF1614 domain-containing protein: MQDDGNTIQDRLSMQRYIFNPFSILMVIILIVAVIILLPLLFLGLIGGALTNLGFTWLQAIALIILILAGSLVNIPVTTLREEAPAPPQPPRGQFAPSLYEGMYRVQPPAKVTRIAVNVGGAVIPVLISLYLLYHTVAVEGDLLRLALAGVGVLAVAILTNRVARPIPGVGISTPFFIPPIAALVCGILLGGSGMGSVVIAYVSGTLGTLIGADLLNLNKMGGLGVPVVSIGGAGTFDGIFLAGIIAAFLA, encoded by the coding sequence ATGCAAGATGATGGTAATACGATACAGGATCGTCTCTCAATGCAGCGATACATCTTCAACCCGTTCTCAATCCTGATGGTGATCATCCTCATCGTTGCGGTGATCATCCTCCTGCCCCTCCTCTTCCTCGGGCTGATCGGGGGTGCCCTCACGAACCTCGGGTTCACCTGGCTCCAGGCGATCGCCCTGATCATCCTGATTCTCGCCGGGAGCCTGGTGAATATCCCGGTGACGACCCTCCGGGAGGAGGCACCCGCACCCCCGCAACCGCCGAGGGGCCAGTTCGCCCCTTCGCTCTATGAGGGGATGTACCGGGTTCAGCCGCCGGCGAAGGTGACACGGATTGCGGTGAATGTCGGGGGTGCGGTCATCCCGGTCCTGATATCTCTCTATCTCCTCTACCATACCGTGGCGGTTGAGGGCGATCTCCTCCGTCTCGCCCTCGCCGGGGTGGGGGTCCTCGCGGTCGCTATCCTGACGAACCGGGTTGCCCGCCCTATACCGGGGGTCGGGATCAGCACCCCCTTCTTCATCCCCCCGATTGCCGCCCTCGTCTGCGGAATTCTGCTTGGCGGCAGCGGGATGGGGTCGGTGGTGATAGCGTATGTGAGCGGGACCCTCGGGACCCTCATCGGCGCCGATCTCCTCAACCTGAACAAGATGGGGGGGCTCGGTGTCCCGGTCGTCTCAATCGGTGGTGCGGGGACGTTTGACGGGATCTTCCTCGCAGGGATCATCGCGGCGTTCCTGGCGTGA
- a CDS encoding MEMAR_RS02690 family S-layer glycoprotein — protein MKGMTKLMVVAIALFVVSALLVAPAAARGVGSPLNVTQGDTIYVGEKGLNFTAYPPWDALPGDFTFLGKYDGTTLVNTIDITTPGSFDLLPGQVAGEEGQYFLHNASGRVQIANVDQYVMIRAPSAVLDVRIGDVNAGDSIDGRSISRNTDNLYFRVTNNLGNLYDHNLSYKVEVTTPAGGTIREINGVNTDVIINKSRAHQDSYIDLAGLPAGTYTAIAKPLEPQIDDFANTNTVTFTITTKALTLGANVDTIVRNNNFLLTVTGESTTDYYLYVQSATQDGKVPWIRPGQPGVTIDANQAFIDLDGATGFTQASVINGTFATVRTNAAGTRNVEFATNETTEDKTYTFRVVDPNAITSTYDTVRVKIEKGTVSITASGDRTYYIGEEITFSGVNTDSQKVFLFMTGPNLPRNGVNFTDFENVVTAGTFVEVDVEADDTWELKVDTQTEMNVDAGTYTIYAVTTESNRDQLSGATYATTSIVLRKGFVSSSVSSATVAKGDSLFVRGNAQGNPDNVAIWVIGRNYFNRFLETVEDDSSFEYELKVGDEDLASGQYFVIVQHPMGDGDFGVGRAGDVPIVADNRVGIAGTSGEGTNGFFFTGPNRLQGSDAAQALIDLLNNQNIDDTYNRLTFLVEEPWIRIDTVSDKYVGTTFTVTGTTNLGVGNELMIEVLSSAFRPTDKTAAGEFSGDSGTVRVVEGDAGYNTWSFEVDARAFLPDEYIVRAESIDADITATTTFNVLEGAPVTTPPVTTPPVTTPPVTTPPVTPPPEPPETPGFGALIAIAGLGAVAFLVLRRN, from the coding sequence ATGAAAGGAATGACTAAGTTGATGGTTGTCGCCATCGCACTCTTTGTTGTCTCCGCACTGCTCGTTGCTCCGGCAGCGGCACGTGGTGTTGGCAGTCCATTGAATGTGACACAAGGTGACACCATTTATGTCGGAGAAAAGGGGCTCAATTTTACCGCTTATCCTCCGTGGGACGCACTTCCCGGTGACTTTACCTTCTTAGGTAAGTACGATGGGACCACCCTTGTTAACACAATTGATATTACTACCCCTGGTAGCTTTGATCTCCTGCCTGGACAGGTTGCAGGTGAAGAGGGTCAGTATTTTCTGCACAATGCATCTGGTAGGGTACAAATCGCTAATGTGGATCAGTATGTGATGATCAGGGCTCCAAGCGCTGTCCTCGATGTCAGGATTGGCGATGTTAATGCCGGAGATTCTATCGATGGCAGGAGTATTTCCCGTAACACTGATAATCTCTACTTCAGAGTAACGAATAACCTTGGAAATCTTTATGACCATAATCTAAGTTACAAGGTTGAAGTTACAACGCCCGCTGGTGGTACCATAAGAGAGATTAATGGTGTAAATACGGATGTTATCATTAACAAATCCCGTGCACACCAGGATTCGTATATCGACCTTGCAGGCTTACCTGCCGGAACATACACAGCAATTGCAAAACCACTCGAGCCCCAGATTGATGATTTCGCCAACACGAACACAGTCACATTCACCATTACAACCAAGGCTCTTACTCTTGGGGCAAATGTTGACACCATCGTGAGAAATAATAACTTCTTGTTAACTGTTACTGGTGAATCAACGACAGATTATTATCTCTATGTTCAGAGTGCAACACAGGACGGAAAAGTGCCATGGATTCGTCCAGGTCAGCCAGGTGTGACCATTGATGCCAATCAGGCTTTCATTGATCTTGATGGTGCAACAGGGTTTACACAAGCTTCCGTAATTAACGGTACATTTGCGACAGTCCGAACAAATGCCGCTGGTACCCGAAATGTCGAGTTTGCAACCAACGAGACAACCGAAGATAAGACCTATACCTTCCGTGTTGTAGATCCAAATGCGATAACAAGCACCTATGACACTGTAAGAGTGAAGATTGAGAAGGGTACAGTCTCGATAACCGCATCAGGTGACCGCACCTACTATATTGGTGAGGAGATTACCTTTTCGGGTGTTAATACTGATTCTCAGAAAGTTTTCCTCTTCATGACAGGCCCAAACCTTCCGAGAAATGGTGTCAACTTCACAGACTTTGAGAATGTTGTCACAGCTGGTACCTTTGTTGAGGTTGATGTAGAAGCTGATGATACGTGGGAACTGAAAGTTGATACGCAGACAGAAATGAATGTAGATGCTGGCACCTACACCATCTATGCTGTTACCACTGAATCTAACCGGGATCAGCTTTCTGGTGCAACATATGCTACGACCTCTATCGTCCTTCGGAAAGGCTTCGTATCATCCAGTGTCTCCTCGGCAACAGTTGCAAAAGGTGACTCTCTGTTTGTAAGAGGGAATGCTCAGGGTAACCCTGACAATGTTGCTATCTGGGTGATTGGTAGGAACTATTTCAACCGATTCCTTGAGACTGTAGAAGATGACTCATCATTCGAGTATGAACTCAAAGTTGGTGATGAGGATCTCGCTTCCGGTCAGTACTTTGTAATTGTCCAGCACCCAATGGGTGATGGAGACTTTGGTGTTGGCCGTGCTGGAGACGTTCCAATTGTTGCAGATAACCGTGTTGGTATCGCAGGTACCAGCGGAGAGGGTACAAATGGTTTCTTCTTCACAGGACCAAACCGTCTTCAGGGATCCGACGCCGCACAGGCACTCATTGATCTTCTGAACAACCAGAACATCGATGACACCTACAACAGGCTGACCTTCCTTGTTGAAGAGCCATGGATCAGGATTGACACCGTCAGCGACAAATATGTCGGAACAACCTTTACCGTCACCGGTACAACCAACCTCGGTGTTGGCAACGAGCTTATGATTGAGGTACTCTCATCCGCATTCAGGCCAACCGACAAGACCGCAGCCGGTGAATTCTCCGGTGATTCAGGCACTGTAAGGGTTGTTGAAGGTGACGCAGGCTACAACACCTGGTCATTCGAAGTCGATGCACGAGCGTTCCTGCCTGATGAATATATCGTCAGGGCTGAATCGATCGATGCTGACATAACCGCAACCACCACCTTCAACGTCCTTGAGGGTGCCCCGGTTACGACCCCACCGGTCACAACCCCACCTGTAACCACGCCACCAGTGACGACCCCACCGGTCACCCCACCACCTGAGCCCCCAGAGACTCCAGGATTTGGTGCACTGATTGCAATTGCAGGTCTTGGTGCGGTAGCGTTCCTCGTTCTTCGCAGGAACTAA
- a CDS encoding AMP phosphorylase has translation MVRLAGKVLDIEYRGVLLNRDDARTIGVLDGDRVELINEEKKTVAQAFVTTTATILQQGTAGVYLVTNRRLQLEEGESLEVRAVGRPASIDFIKKKMDKGKLTMEETQAIVREIVDDTLSPGEISAYIVGTYINGLDMDEIEYLTRSTVATGEKLSFASHPIVDKHSIGGVPGNKITLLVVPIIVAAGLKCPKTSSRAITGAGGTADLMEAIAPVAFSADELQSMTEKVGGAIVWGGATNIAPADDKIILYEYPLKIDPHGQMLASVMAKKFAVGADLVVIDIPVGRHAKVTTVEEGRRLARDFMELGDRLGMRVECALTYGEAPIGRSIGVNLEVAEALRILKGEEGPDSLVQKSAVIAGIALEMAGKVQAGEGTASALDLLTSGKADAMMQKIIEVQGGDPAVTAEDLPPGDHAFTVNAPETGYVIEMNNRALITIARAAGAPHDHGAGIRLHKKQGQHVKKGDPIFTIHADRGWRLQKALEEGRRLMPVVVEGMLIDRVPGNHWRTPMH, from the coding sequence ATGGTTCGTCTTGCTGGCAAAGTACTTGATATCGAATACCGGGGTGTCCTCCTCAACCGGGACGACGCCCGCACCATCGGGGTCCTCGACGGGGATCGCGTCGAGCTAATCAATGAAGAGAAGAAGACGGTTGCACAGGCATTTGTAACGACGACCGCAACCATCCTCCAGCAGGGTACCGCCGGCGTGTACCTGGTGACGAACCGGCGGCTGCAACTGGAGGAGGGCGAATCGCTTGAGGTCCGTGCGGTCGGCCGGCCGGCATCCATCGACTTCATCAAGAAGAAGATGGACAAGGGAAAGCTCACGATGGAGGAGACGCAGGCGATCGTCCGGGAGATCGTCGATGATACCCTCTCGCCGGGGGAGATCAGTGCCTATATCGTCGGGACCTACATCAACGGCCTTGACATGGACGAGATCGAGTATCTCACACGCTCAACGGTCGCCACCGGCGAGAAGCTCTCCTTTGCCTCACACCCCATCGTTGACAAACATTCGATAGGCGGTGTCCCCGGCAACAAGATCACCCTCCTCGTCGTCCCGATCATCGTCGCCGCCGGATTGAAATGTCCAAAGACCAGCTCCCGGGCGATCACCGGGGCGGGCGGGACTGCTGACCTGATGGAGGCCATCGCCCCGGTCGCCTTCTCGGCAGACGAGCTCCAGTCGATGACCGAGAAGGTCGGCGGCGCCATCGTCTGGGGGGGTGCAACCAACATCGCACCTGCGGACGACAAGATCATCCTCTACGAATACCCCCTCAAGATCGACCCGCATGGCCAGATGCTCGCCTCGGTGATGGCGAAGAAGTTCGCGGTGGGTGCTGATCTCGTCGTCATTGACATCCCGGTCGGCCGCCATGCCAAGGTGACAACCGTCGAGGAGGGGCGCAGGCTCGCCCGCGACTTTATGGAGCTTGGGGACCGGCTGGGGATGCGGGTGGAGTGTGCCCTCACCTATGGCGAAGCCCCGATAGGCCGGTCCATCGGGGTGAACCTTGAGGTGGCAGAGGCCCTCCGGATCCTCAAAGGAGAAGAAGGGCCGGACTCTCTCGTCCAGAAGAGTGCCGTCATCGCCGGTATCGCCCTTGAGATGGCCGGCAAGGTCCAGGCCGGTGAAGGGACCGCCTCCGCACTCGATCTCCTCACATCCGGGAAAGCCGATGCCATGATGCAGAAGATCATCGAGGTGCAGGGGGGCGACCCCGCCGTCACCGCAGAGGATCTCCCGCCCGGAGATCACGCATTCACCGTCAACGCCCCGGAGACCGGATATGTCATCGAGATGAACAATCGCGCGCTGATCACCATCGCCAGAGCAGCCGGCGCCCCCCATGATCATGGGGCAGGTATCCGGCTTCATAAAAAACAGGGCCAGCATGTGAAGAAGGGTGATCCCATCTTCACCATTCATGCAGATCGGGGCTGGCGCCTCCAGAAGGCGCTTGAGGAAGGCAGGCGGCTCATGCCGGTTGTGGTGGAAGGAATGCTTATCGACCGGGTGCCGGGCAACCACTGGCGGACACCGATGCACTAA
- a CDS encoding nucleotidyltransferase domain-containing protein gives MYVYGSFLTTDRFNDIDIGILVSGERKPYDLFKYSMLIASRVEQSFQPRCEVDLRILNGAPIRFLYDVIRTGRIVYARDEKERIAFEADVLTTYLDLLPMFEMMDQALIAR, from the coding sequence GTGTATGTATACGGGTCTTTTCTCACAACCGATCGCTTTAATGATATTGATATCGGGATACTTGTATCAGGGGAGAGGAAACCGTATGATCTCTTCAAATATAGTATGCTCATTGCTTCGCGTGTAGAACAGTCTTTTCAACCCCGATGTGAGGTTGATCTCCGTATTCTGAATGGCGCTCCGATCCGGTTCCTCTATGATGTGATACGTACGGGAAGGATCGTTTATGCACGTGATGAGAAGGAGCGTATTGCATTTGAGGCGGATGTTCTGACAACCTATCTTGATTTACTTCCAATGTTTGAGATGATGGATCAAGCTCTTATTGCACGGTGA
- a CDS encoding fibrillarin-like rRNA/tRNA 2'-O-methyltransferase, translating into MIRIDGNLVSPGPGGVYNERMAQGYRVWDPYRSKLSALCMLDPEIDLTADMRVLYLGAANGTTVSHVADYVECVYAIEFAPRPLRDLLAVAEKRKNIVPIAGDATRPDRYAPFVEMVDLLYQDVAQPDQAGILMKHIPFLKAGGTAILMLKTRSVDIRQTPDEVFAETIERLTDSGLRVVKSCWLEPYHHDHAAIICVVDPTGIS; encoded by the coding sequence ATGATCCGGATCGATGGCAACCTCGTCTCCCCCGGGCCGGGCGGGGTCTATAATGAGCGGATGGCGCAGGGGTACCGGGTCTGGGATCCCTATCGTTCGAAACTCTCTGCACTCTGCATGCTCGATCCGGAGATCGATCTCACCGCCGATATGCGGGTCCTCTATCTCGGGGCGGCAAACGGGACGACGGTGTCACATGTGGCCGATTATGTGGAGTGCGTGTATGCCATCGAGTTTGCACCCCGTCCGCTCCGGGATCTGCTGGCGGTTGCGGAGAAGCGGAAGAATATTGTCCCGATTGCAGGGGATGCGACCCGGCCTGACCGGTATGCACCCTTTGTTGAGATGGTGGATCTCCTGTACCAGGATGTGGCACAGCCCGACCAGGCCGGGATTCTCATGAAGCATATACCGTTTCTGAAGGCCGGGGGTACTGCGATCCTGATGCTGAAGACGCGGTCGGTTGATATCAGGCAGACGCCGGACGAGGTCTTTGCAGAGACGATCGAACGGCTCACTGACTCGGGATTACGGGTGGTGAAGAGCTGCTGGCTTGAGCCGTATCATCATGATCATGCGGCGATTATCTGCGTTGTTGATCCGACGGGGATATCGTAG
- a CDS encoding calcium/sodium antiporter: MFIEAALFIIGMILLIKGADLFVGGGRGLASRFSISPALIGFTVVAFGTSLPEFVVSANAALTGSPGIATGNIIGSNIANIALVLAICGILNPAILNPRDPKNSGIGKQTGLMLGGTALFCILAWTGTLSIGSGIILLIGFTLILRSLWSERESEEEIQTRRGYLDYILTAGGIAAVIIGAHLVVTAAVGIAIALQIPAFIIGMTIVAVGTSLPELATSIVAITKGQSGISVGNLLGSNIFNLLFVMGIIAIITPIPLDERGDLLIMALFSLAAVPITMAGEKLTRLISVAVLIGYVVYISHLTGLF, from the coding sequence ATGTTTATCGAAGCGGCCCTCTTCATCATCGGCATGATCCTCCTCATCAAGGGTGCGGATCTCTTCGTCGGCGGAGGGAGAGGGCTTGCCTCCCGTTTTTCCATATCACCCGCACTCATCGGGTTTACTGTCGTTGCATTCGGAACATCGCTCCCGGAATTTGTCGTCAGCGCAAATGCCGCGCTCACCGGAAGCCCCGGCATTGCAACAGGCAATATCATCGGGAGCAATATCGCAAATATCGCCCTCGTCCTCGCAATCTGCGGCATTCTCAACCCGGCGATCCTTAACCCCCGTGATCCCAAAAACAGCGGGATCGGGAAGCAGACCGGCCTGATGCTTGGCGGCACCGCCCTCTTCTGCATCCTCGCATGGACAGGAACCCTCTCAATCGGATCAGGAATCATCCTCCTCATCGGGTTTACTCTCATCCTCCGATCACTCTGGAGTGAGCGGGAGAGCGAAGAGGAGATCCAAACCAGGCGCGGATACCTCGACTATATCCTGACAGCAGGCGGTATCGCCGCCGTCATCATCGGGGCCCATCTCGTCGTCACAGCAGCCGTCGGGATTGCGATAGCTCTTCAGATACCCGCCTTCATCATCGGGATGACGATCGTTGCCGTCGGGACGTCGCTCCCCGAGCTTGCCACCTCGATCGTCGCCATCACGAAAGGGCAGAGCGGAATATCTGTCGGGAACCTCCTCGGGAGCAACATCTTCAACCTCCTCTTTGTGATGGGGATCATCGCGATCATCACCCCCATCCCTCTTGATGAGAGGGGCGATCTCCTCATCATGGCACTCTTCTCCCTTGCGGCAGTTCCGATCACCATGGCGGGAGAGAAGCTGACCCGCCTCATCTCCGTGGCCGTTCTCATCGGATATGTCGTCTATATCAGCCATCTCACCGGTCTTTTTTAG
- a CDS encoding carboxypeptidase regulatory-like domain-containing protein — MSSLRVILALLLLMAMAATAQGVVTLQITVEDTQGSRLSGADLYAGGSYIGTTGSAGTFAYTHSSSSGFNLRVSKSGYETRTVTVSASQTTVTVPLARSTATLTIDVYDENVAPLQNAIVRVVGPGQEKTGETRSDGRVIFTLHPGETYQVYITALNYRDVQRSVQFTEQTEPIAEMMVRSDQFAFRITDAETGQPIGGAEISVDTIPRGVTNPDGTFLYYLRQGNQYDIAVRKPDYQTYTTRQYISGGQQVLTIPLQPAYHTPFVSIFDPDRRAVEGADIFLDGVLIRKTDIYGRASLNRLPSGTYLLEIRKSGFSDYSEEITVAEESIDFVITLSHAPVQVRLMVQDPANTVISDAVIAVDGGRGGMTGADGSLTLSLNPGREYNLTATKEGYHETETRITVPVGTPADPVTITLEPALNLPLLIGGGALILVVVLAGVILVRKRNARSRGKATGRRKGGW, encoded by the coding sequence ATGAGTTCTCTTCGGGTCATCCTGGCTCTCCTCCTGCTTATGGCAATGGCAGCGACGGCACAGGGTGTTGTCACCCTGCAGATCACCGTTGAAGATACACAGGGGAGCAGGCTCTCCGGTGCGGATCTCTATGCCGGGGGATCGTATATCGGAACAACCGGTTCGGCAGGCACCTTTGCATATACCCATTCTTCATCCTCGGGTTTCAACCTCCGGGTGAGTAAGAGCGGGTATGAGACGAGGACCGTCACCGTTTCCGCATCGCAGACGACAGTAACGGTCCCTCTGGCGCGTTCAACTGCGACCCTCACCATCGACGTCTATGATGAAAACGTCGCCCCGCTCCAAAACGCAATCGTCCGGGTCGTCGGGCCCGGACAGGAGAAGACCGGTGAGACCAGATCGGACGGGCGGGTCATCTTTACTCTCCATCCCGGTGAGACCTACCAGGTGTATATCACTGCCCTGAACTATCGGGATGTCCAGAGAAGCGTTCAGTTCACAGAACAGACCGAACCGATTGCGGAGATGATGGTCCGATCCGATCAGTTCGCCTTTCGGATTACCGATGCAGAGACCGGCCAGCCGATTGGGGGTGCGGAGATCAGCGTCGACACCATCCCTCGCGGCGTGACAAACCCTGATGGTACATTTCTCTATTACCTCAGGCAGGGTAACCAGTACGACATAGCCGTGAGGAAGCCCGACTACCAGACCTACACGACACGCCAGTATATCTCCGGTGGCCAGCAGGTCCTTACGATACCTTTACAGCCTGCCTATCACACACCGTTTGTATCGATCTTCGATCCGGATCGCCGGGCAGTCGAGGGTGCGGATATATTCCTTGATGGCGTCCTCATCAGGAAGACCGACATCTACGGCCGGGCATCATTAAACCGTCTCCCGTCGGGTACGTATCTTCTTGAGATCCGAAAGAGCGGGTTTTCAGATTACAGCGAGGAGATCACCGTCGCAGAAGAGTCCATCGATTTTGTCATCACCCTCAGCCATGCCCCGGTGCAGGTCCGCCTGATGGTTCAGGACCCCGCAAACACCGTCATCAGCGACGCGGTGATCGCTGTTGATGGTGGCAGGGGTGGCATGACAGGTGCAGATGGATCGCTGACCCTCTCCCTGAACCCCGGGAGGGAGTACAACCTCACAGCGACAAAAGAAGGATACCACGAGACTGAGACAAGAATTACCGTCCCGGTCGGAACCCCGGCTGACCCGGTCACCATCACCCTCGAACCCGCTCTCAACCTCCCTCTTCTCATCGGGGGTGGAGCACTCATCCTGGTCGTCGTCCTTGCCGGGGTGATCCTTGTGAGAAAGCGGAACGCCAGATCGAGAGGAAAAGCCACAGGTCGGCGGAAGGGTGGATGGTAG
- a CDS encoding NOP5/NOP56 family protein, translating into MEYWFGSIDGSGVCRPADGGAPELLARVRSLATDMREFHPLTEEVIEGCGIFSDRREYIRRLREVTILHSREVIADAAQEKDAELLQMVRMLDQMDEVINLLTERLVEWYQVTDPSFSSKSRKGAGRRILPRITKSRSPPLRGVAREIEELGEARKRLATEVSRRAGGVIPNMSELVGGLVAARIMARAGGLTSLARMPGSSVQVLGAEAALFSHIRQGSPSPKHGLIFQHRRVHNAPREVRGQVARILAGKLAIAARIDFYRGSLDPDFVADAQARIDAVAGGVQ; encoded by the coding sequence ATGGAGTACTGGTTTGGAAGCATCGATGGGTCGGGGGTCTGCCGGCCTGCGGACGGCGGGGCGCCGGAGCTGCTGGCGAGGGTGCGATCACTCGCCACAGATATGCGGGAATTTCACCCTCTGACAGAAGAGGTGATTGAAGGCTGTGGCATCTTCTCTGACAGACGGGAGTATATCAGACGGCTCCGTGAAGTGACGATCCTCCATTCCCGCGAGGTGATCGCAGATGCTGCCCAGGAGAAGGATGCCGAACTTCTCCAGATGGTCCGGATGCTCGATCAGATGGATGAGGTGATCAACCTCCTCACCGAACGGCTCGTCGAATGGTACCAGGTGACCGATCCATCCTTCTCATCGAAGAGCAGGAAGGGGGCGGGCCGGCGTATCCTTCCGAGGATCACAAAGAGCAGATCGCCCCCCCTCCGTGGTGTTGCCCGTGAGATCGAGGAGCTTGGGGAGGCACGCAAACGGCTCGCCACCGAGGTTTCACGGCGTGCCGGAGGTGTGATCCCGAATATGAGCGAGCTTGTCGGCGGCCTTGTTGCGGCACGGATCATGGCCCGTGCCGGAGGGCTGACCTCCCTTGCCCGGATGCCCGGCAGTTCTGTCCAGGTCCTCGGTGCCGAGGCCGCCCTCTTCTCGCATATCCGGCAGGGGTCGCCATCGCCCAAGCATGGCCTCATCTTCCAGCACCGGCGGGTGCATAATGCCCCCCGTGAGGTCCGGGGGCAGGTTGCCCGGATTCTTGCCGGAAAGCTGGCGATTGCGGCCCGGATCGACTTCTATCGCGGATCGCTCGATCCCGACTTCGTAGCTGATGCCCAGGCACGGATCGATGCCGTTGCCGGGGGTGTCCAATGA
- a CDS encoding thymidylate synthase: protein MKIIRAATLARGHELVVAHILEKGRGRQTENGEETLETDEVTIRVEDPLAQPMASAASRFRQAFLDCYAEDLISGSDAVFEYDYHSRLFDWGQGNVFEGVAVHADQIAYIVRKLTEEPATRRAVAVTWNPPVDEQLDDCPCLQLIQCVQRDGVLDMKVVFRSNDMLSAAGANMYALARLQEHIAGRAGLPVGAYTHISLVPHIYYRRDIADIPPFCGEGKLIRPQAEVCRACQGCDRAGQV from the coding sequence ATGAAGATCATCCGTGCCGCTACACTCGCCCGAGGCCATGAGCTCGTCGTCGCCCACATCCTTGAGAAGGGGCGGGGGCGGCAGACCGAGAACGGGGAGGAGACGCTTGAGACTGATGAGGTCACGATCAGGGTCGAGGATCCGCTCGCACAACCGATGGCGAGTGCCGCGTCCCGGTTCCGGCAGGCGTTCCTCGACTGCTATGCAGAGGATCTCATCTCCGGATCCGATGCTGTCTTTGAGTACGATTACCACTCTCGGCTCTTCGACTGGGGGCAGGGAAACGTCTTTGAAGGGGTGGCGGTGCATGCCGATCAGATCGCCTATATCGTCCGAAAGCTGACCGAGGAGCCGGCCACCCGCCGGGCAGTCGCCGTCACCTGGAACCCGCCGGTCGATGAGCAACTTGACGACTGCCCCTGCCTCCAGCTGATCCAGTGTGTCCAGCGGGACGGGGTGCTGGATATGAAGGTCGTCTTCCGGTCAAATGATATGCTCTCTGCGGCAGGGGCGAATATGTATGCACTCGCCCGCCTCCAGGAGCATATCGCAGGGAGGGCGGGCCTCCCGGTCGGTGCCTATACCCACATCTCGCTTGTGCCGCACATCTATTACCGCCGCGACATCGCAGACATTCCCCCCTTCTGCGGGGAGGGGAAGCTGATCCGCCCGCAGGCGGAGGTGTGCCGGGCATGCCAGGGATGCGACCGGGCCGGGCAGGTGTAG
- the hepT gene encoding type VII toxin-antitoxin system HepT family RNase toxin: MRLYRHIQEFENALADWERYQSISEGRLFSDRDIRNMVFHAMMISIQSSIDIASDIIADEKLEKPGSYREAFEILGTNGIITEEMVQGLADLAGFRNILVHRYGDLDIEQVYMILQEDLVVLKAYFVAIRTYLQKKK; encoded by the coding sequence ATGAGGTTGTACCGCCATATTCAGGAGTTTGAGAATGCTTTAGCCGACTGGGAGCGCTATCAATCGATATCTGAGGGTCGTCTTTTTTCGGACAGGGATATAAGAAATATGGTTTTCCATGCAATGATGATATCAATTCAATCTTCAATCGATATTGCATCTGATATAATCGCCGATGAAAAACTGGAGAAACCGGGTAGTTATCGTGAGGCATTTGAGATTCTCGGGACTAACGGGATTATCACAGAAGAAATGGTTCAGGGTCTTGCAGATCTGGCGGGATTCCGAAACATCCTCGTCCATAGATATGGGGATCTTGATATTGAGCAGGTGTATATGATTCTTCAAGAGGATTTGGTTGTGCTTAAAGCATACTTCGTTGCTATCCGGACGTATCTTCAAAAGAAGAAATAG